From a region of the Actinopolymorpha singaporensis genome:
- a CDS encoding phosphotransferase, which translates to MMPLNDDLVVDPLTAFASLPEWLAACMMPDRVEEALRRHVPEIADGQVRLLSCVPQRLRAKGTRWLARYRLRVDPGRDGGDGDVVLVGNLWPPSAELPDMGATADRPGVGELADHPVATDAPFGTSGWSCWLPELRLALHVELADEALPAVPSLVEPDLAARLIESVLLDAGHGEVRVASCAPDVVRYKPGSRCTVVARMTYAEEHADRGLPDPVVLKTHQGDKGNTAWQAMRALWDTELSDGKVVTLAEPLAYRPRERILVQGPVPGEQTLKELARTAIADGSDRALGRLRDELARTAVALAALHGCGATYGRTATFDEELAEVDEVIARLAQSVPELRPAARPLLTRMRQNAGAMPDDPAVCVHHDFRPAQVLLDKGAIGFIDFDGSCMAEPALDLGRFRAKLRDIGISVLAASGQPMAGTPLSDNLALLDDLCEGFLAAYQDHAAVSRDRVLLWETCDLLTAMLHAWTKVRLARIGPRLTVLTHQLRSARFGDLTSAGE; encoded by the coding sequence ATGATGCCCCTGAACGACGACCTGGTGGTCGACCCCCTGACGGCGTTCGCGTCGTTGCCGGAGTGGCTTGCCGCCTGCATGATGCCCGACCGCGTGGAGGAAGCCCTGCGGCGCCACGTACCCGAGATCGCCGACGGGCAGGTCCGGCTGTTGTCCTGCGTACCGCAGCGGTTGAGGGCGAAGGGGACGCGGTGGCTGGCGCGCTACCGGCTCCGGGTCGACCCCGGCCGAGACGGTGGCGACGGCGACGTCGTCCTCGTCGGCAATCTCTGGCCGCCGTCCGCCGAGCTGCCGGACATGGGCGCGACGGCAGACCGGCCCGGCGTGGGCGAACTGGCGGACCATCCGGTTGCGACCGACGCGCCGTTCGGCACGTCGGGCTGGAGCTGCTGGCTTCCCGAACTCCGGCTCGCACTCCACGTGGAGCTGGCCGACGAGGCGCTGCCCGCGGTGCCGTCTTTGGTCGAGCCGGACCTGGCCGCCCGGTTGATCGAGAGTGTCCTGCTCGACGCCGGCCATGGCGAGGTCAGGGTCGCGAGTTGCGCGCCGGACGTCGTTCGCTACAAGCCGGGCAGCCGGTGCACTGTGGTGGCCCGGATGACGTACGCCGAGGAGCACGCCGACCGCGGGCTGCCCGACCCCGTGGTGCTGAAAACCCACCAGGGTGACAAGGGAAACACCGCCTGGCAGGCGATGCGGGCCTTGTGGGACACGGAGTTGAGCGACGGCAAGGTGGTGACGCTGGCCGAACCGCTGGCCTATCGTCCACGGGAACGGATCCTCGTGCAGGGCCCCGTGCCGGGCGAACAGACCCTGAAGGAACTCGCCCGGACGGCCATCGCCGACGGCAGTGACCGGGCGCTCGGGCGGCTGCGGGACGAACTCGCCCGGACGGCGGTGGCACTCGCGGCACTTCACGGGTGCGGGGCGACGTATGGTCGGACGGCGACGTTCGACGAGGAGCTTGCCGAGGTCGACGAGGTGATCGCGAGGCTGGCTCAGTCGGTGCCCGAGCTGCGCCCGGCGGCGCGGCCGCTGCTCACCCGGATGCGGCAAAACGCCGGTGCCATGCCCGACGACCCGGCGGTGTGCGTCCACCACGACTTCCGCCCCGCGCAGGTACTCCTCGACAAGGGCGCCATCGGGTTCATCGACTTCGACGGCTCCTGCATGGCAGAACCCGCGCTCGACCTCGGCCGGTTCCGGGCGAAGCTGCGTGACATCGGGATCAGCGTCCTGGCGGCGAGTGGGCAGCCGATGGCCGGCACGCCGCTTTCGGACAACCTGGCTCTGCTCGACGACCTGTGCGAGGGCTTCCTGGCGGCCTACCAGGACCATGCGGCGGTCTCCCGCGACCGGGTGCTGCTGTGGGAGACGTGCGACCTGCTGACCGCCATGCTGCACGCGTGGACCAAGGTGCGGCTCGCCCGGATCGGTCCGCGGCTGACCGTCCTCACCCACCAACTGCGGTCGGCCCGGTTCGGCGACCTGACAAGCGCTGGGGAGTAG
- the asnB gene encoding asparagine synthase (glutamine-hydrolyzing) — translation MCGIGGYVGLDEVTGAPVLAAMTRAQRHRGPDGDGTFTGRAFGLAHQRLAIIDRARGAQPMVSPDGRYVLSYNGEVYNYRDLRAELTMAGRTFRTDSDTEVVLAAYERWGTAAFDRFNGMFALAVADTVTGRVVLARDQFGIKPLHLATGPAGETLFASEIGALLATGRLPRRPDDTTVYRYLRHRVHDDTERTFFDGIRRLLPGHLAILEPDGTATVEPYTHLYAELRDLASRPQPYDAAARERFARALSTAIRLRLVSEVPVGTALSGGLDSSTIVASLDRLLGQQSSDAGALGSRQQTFSAVFPGQINDEERYVDAVAARCSDRLRVHKVYPEPEGLVAELTDFVRTQQEPVISTGPYAQYCVMRKASRHVTVMLDGQGADELLAGYAPYVLVHLRELRRSGDNRRAAGELARSADVLWRLGRFRVADSLRRRSRTPITDLLDPDFAAAHADETLQVVRDDVKRRLEDDLFRQSLPALLRYEDRNTMRFSMEGRVPFLDMDLLRALWTLDNSAIIGAGWNKRALRDSTAGLLPSKVHRRRNKIGFTTPERAWFLTIHESLREILSSPSFRDRPYWRQEAVLRAFDDFVAGKGAAETMAFWRLVNVELWLRTFIDTVPATLRTGSGSAEQAPTPQRLSGRRTGPTAVGG, via the coding sequence GTGTGCGGCATCGGTGGTTACGTCGGCCTGGACGAGGTGACCGGGGCGCCTGTCCTGGCGGCGATGACCCGGGCACAGCGGCATCGGGGGCCGGACGGGGACGGGACCTTCACCGGGCGGGCGTTCGGTCTTGCCCACCAGCGGCTGGCGATCATCGACCGTGCCCGGGGCGCCCAGCCGATGGTCTCCCCCGACGGCCGGTACGTCCTCAGCTACAACGGTGAGGTCTACAACTACCGGGACCTGCGCGCCGAGCTCACCATGGCGGGGCGGACCTTTCGGACGGACTCCGACACCGAGGTGGTGCTGGCCGCCTACGAACGCTGGGGTACGGCCGCGTTCGACCGGTTCAACGGCATGTTCGCCCTCGCGGTCGCCGACACGGTCACCGGGCGGGTCGTCCTGGCCCGCGACCAGTTCGGGATCAAGCCACTGCACCTGGCCACCGGGCCGGCCGGTGAGACTCTGTTCGCCAGCGAGATCGGCGCACTGCTGGCGACCGGCCGGCTGCCCCGCCGCCCGGACGACACGACCGTCTACCGCTACCTCCGCCACCGTGTGCACGACGACACCGAACGGACGTTCTTCGACGGCATCCGCCGGCTGTTGCCCGGGCACCTGGCGATCCTCGAACCGGACGGCACCGCGACCGTCGAGCCCTACACCCACTTGTACGCCGAGCTGCGGGATCTGGCTTCGCGACCGCAGCCGTACGACGCGGCGGCTCGCGAGCGGTTCGCGCGGGCGCTGAGCACGGCGATCCGGCTCCGGCTGGTCAGCGAAGTACCGGTGGGAACGGCCCTGTCCGGTGGCTTGGACTCCTCCACCATCGTGGCAAGCCTCGACCGCCTGCTCGGGCAGCAGTCCTCCGACGCAGGTGCGCTCGGGTCACGCCAGCAGACGTTCTCGGCGGTCTTCCCCGGGCAGATCAACGACGAGGAACGCTACGTCGACGCGGTCGCCGCACGGTGCTCGGACCGGTTGCGGGTGCACAAGGTGTATCCCGAACCGGAGGGGCTGGTGGCCGAGCTCACCGACTTCGTTCGTACGCAGCAGGAACCGGTGATCTCCACCGGCCCGTACGCGCAGTACTGCGTGATGCGCAAGGCGAGCCGGCACGTCACGGTGATGCTGGACGGGCAGGGCGCGGACGAGCTGCTCGCCGGCTACGCGCCGTACGTGCTCGTCCACCTTCGTGAGCTCCGGCGGTCGGGGGACAACCGCCGGGCCGCCGGCGAGCTCGCCCGTTCGGCGGACGTGTTGTGGCGGCTGGGCCGGTTCCGCGTCGCTGACTCGTTACGGCGGCGGAGCAGAACGCCGATCACCGACCTGCTCGATCCCGACTTCGCCGCTGCGCACGCCGACGAGACCCTTCAGGTGGTCCGCGACGACGTGAAGCGACGCCTGGAGGACGACCTCTTCCGGCAGAGCCTGCCCGCCCTGCTGCGATATGAGGACCGCAACACCATGCGCTTCTCCATGGAGGGAAGGGTGCCGTTCCTCGACATGGACCTGCTGCGGGCCCTGTGGACGTTGGACAATTCGGCCATCATCGGCGCGGGCTGGAACAAGCGGGCGCTACGTGACTCGACCGCCGGCCTGCTGCCGAGCAAGGTGCACCGCCGCCGGAACAAGATCGGATTCACCACGCCGGAACGGGCCTGGTTCCTGACGATCCACGAGAGCCTGCGGGAGATTCTCAGCTCGCCGTCCTTCCGGGACCGCCCCTACTGGCGGCAGGAAGCCGTCCTGCGCGCCTTCGACGACTTCGTGGCCGGTAAGGGAGCCGCGGAGACGATGGCCTTCTGGCGGCTGGTCAACGTCGAACTCTGGCTTCGTACGTTCATCGACACCGTCCCGGCAACGCTGCGGACCGGCTCGGGTTCGGCCGAGCAGGCGCCTACTCCCCAGCGCTTGTCAGGTCGCCGAACCGGGCCGACCGCAGTTGGTGGGTGA
- a CDS encoding MFS transporter, producing MSLPGARGFVVPGLIGRFPLSMLGLGTVLVVSLETGSYTLAGSVSGTLAVATALAGPMTGSLADRWGQRRVLLPLLGIFGVATGALVAAAMTDEAPTWLLFPLAVVSGAAVPQIGSMARRRWKMLAGGSVRFDTALSLESVLDAGVFVIGPVLAAFLATSVWPGAGVVAAVTLAVLGGVLFAAQHGTEPPGRSGAATGCERRTATPAYRVRGLWVLVAAHVMMGVCFGTTDLCVIAFAQREGHSALAGVLLATFATGSVIAGIVYGVVRWRAPVRLRFLLALMAMAAASVPLVLASTIPVMAAGALLVGLAVSPALIAGTGLVELLVPTESLTEGFAWLAAAVGIGIALGSAVAGGLIDTYGPNPTLLLTTCAGLTASTIAGAGRRWLAR from the coding sequence TTGAGCCTGCCGGGCGCCCGGGGTTTCGTCGTGCCGGGACTCATCGGTCGTTTTCCGTTGTCGATGCTCGGTCTTGGCACCGTCTTGGTGGTCAGCCTCGAGACAGGTTCGTACACGCTGGCCGGGAGCGTGAGTGGCACGCTGGCGGTAGCCACCGCGCTGGCCGGCCCGATGACCGGATCCTTGGCCGATCGCTGGGGACAGCGGCGGGTGTTGCTGCCACTGCTGGGGATCTTCGGTGTCGCGACCGGCGCCCTGGTCGCCGCCGCGATGACCGACGAGGCCCCCACCTGGCTTCTTTTCCCCCTCGCGGTCGTCTCCGGCGCCGCCGTACCGCAGATCGGCTCGATGGCCAGGCGGCGGTGGAAAATGCTCGCCGGTGGAAGCGTTCGCTTTGACACCGCACTGTCGCTGGAGTCGGTTCTCGACGCCGGCGTCTTCGTGATCGGGCCTGTCCTGGCGGCATTCCTGGCGACGAGTGTGTGGCCAGGAGCCGGCGTGGTCGCCGCTGTCACCCTGGCGGTCCTGGGTGGTGTTCTCTTCGCGGCCCAGCACGGCACCGAGCCACCTGGCAGATCGGGAGCAGCGACAGGTTGCGAGAGGCGTACCGCCACTCCCGCCTACCGTGTCCGTGGCCTGTGGGTGCTTGTTGCCGCTCACGTGATGATGGGGGTGTGCTTCGGGACCACCGACCTGTGTGTGATCGCGTTCGCTCAACGTGAGGGTCACAGTGCCCTGGCCGGCGTACTGCTTGCTACCTTCGCGACCGGCAGCGTCATCGCCGGCATCGTGTACGGCGTCGTGCGTTGGCGCGCCCCGGTGCGGCTGCGATTCTTGCTGGCCCTGATGGCCATGGCGGCCGCGTCGGTCCCACTCGTTCTCGCCTCCACCATTCCGGTCATGGCAGCGGGTGCACTGCTGGTCGGCCTGGCGGTGTCACCCGCGCTCATCGCCGGCACCGGACTCGTCGAGCTGCTCGTGCCCACCGAGAGCCTCACCGAAGGTTTCGCCTGGCTGGCCGCAGCTGTCGGCATCGGGATCGCCCTGGGATCGGCCGTGGCAGGGGGCCTCATCGACACCTACGGCCCCAACCCCACGCTCCTGCTCACCACCTGCGCCGGCCTGACGGCATCGACGATCGCGGGAGCGGGCCGGCGATGGCTGGCCCGATAG
- a CDS encoding GntR family transcriptional regulator produces MGDRTEDESESARVARILREQIVDGVRVPGSRLVERDLAAELGISRVPVREALHTLAAEGLAVPRRNTWMTVRTFTDRDIAELNEVRLALEPLTVRRAAQLRDPEALRRMKRCLDAQGGATARKDATTARRAAADFHEAMTEAGGNSLLVEISSSLAGRMRWLLGQYDDLQPVYDEHLELYLAIESGDARAAATLARRHLRAAAARTRKPGHGPT; encoded by the coding sequence ATGGGTGACCGGACCGAGGACGAGAGCGAGTCGGCGCGGGTCGCGCGCATCCTGCGCGAACAGATCGTCGACGGTGTTCGCGTCCCGGGCTCCCGTCTGGTCGAACGCGACCTCGCGGCCGAGCTCGGCATCAGCCGCGTTCCAGTACGGGAAGCACTGCACACCCTGGCTGCCGAAGGCCTGGCCGTTCCCAGGCGGAACACCTGGATGACCGTCCGGACCTTCACCGACCGCGACATCGCGGAACTCAACGAGGTCCGGCTTGCGCTCGAGCCACTCACCGTTCGCCGCGCCGCCCAGCTCCGTGACCCCGAGGCCCTGCGGCGGATGAAGCGATGCCTGGACGCGCAGGGCGGGGCGACCGCTCGCAAGGACGCGACCACCGCCCGGCGCGCCGCCGCCGATTTTCACGAGGCGATGACCGAGGCCGGCGGCAACTCACTACTGGTCGAGATCTCCTCCTCGCTCGCCGGCCGGATGCGCTGGCTACTGGGCCAGTACGACGACCTGCAACCGGTGTACGACGAGCACCTGGAGCTCTACCTCGCCATCGAGTCCGGCGACGCGAGAGCCGCCGCCACGCTCGCCCGCCGCCACCTCCGCGCGGCCGCGGCCCGAACGCGTAAGCCGGGACACGGCCCGACCTGA
- a CDS encoding amidohydrolase, whose protein sequence is MSKIVVRNVRPWGGDACDIHVDDGSVVAVEPTSGTAVHPAQDLGGEVIDGRGLLAIPSFVNAHAHLDKTWWGKPWVPYGGESGTQGRIAHERARRDEIGIPDLESSTAMVRELVRTGTTVFRSHVDVDLGVGLDGIHVVREAVAAADPGLALTVVAFPQDGVLRRPGVLDLLDRAAAEGADLVGGLDPASIDRDPVGQLDALFDLAERRGVGLDIHLHDSGELGAFEFELIVERTKATGMSGQVTIAHGFALGDVPPARQRDLVERLAGAGVSLTTVAPITAPPLPLDQLRNAGVPVGLGTDGIRDLWGPFGDGDMLRLAGTLARLAGWRHDGDLRSAVEIATCAGAGFGGRAVHDLVPGAPADIVLLDAENLSDAVTRVPSRDTVLVGGRVVVGPGAR, encoded by the coding sequence GTGTCCAAGATCGTCGTGCGCAACGTCCGTCCGTGGGGCGGGGATGCCTGTGACATCCACGTCGACGACGGCTCCGTCGTGGCGGTCGAGCCGACGTCCGGTACGGCCGTGCACCCTGCCCAGGATCTCGGTGGTGAGGTGATCGACGGCCGGGGCCTGCTCGCGATTCCGTCGTTCGTGAACGCGCACGCGCACCTGGACAAGACCTGGTGGGGCAAGCCGTGGGTGCCCTACGGCGGCGAGTCCGGTACCCAGGGCCGGATCGCTCACGAGCGCGCCCGCCGCGACGAGATCGGCATTCCCGACCTCGAGAGCTCGACCGCAATGGTGCGTGAGCTCGTCCGGACCGGCACGACGGTGTTCCGCAGTCACGTCGACGTAGACCTGGGCGTCGGTCTGGACGGCATCCACGTCGTACGCGAGGCGGTCGCGGCGGCCGACCCGGGCCTCGCGCTCACGGTCGTGGCGTTTCCCCAGGACGGCGTGCTACGTCGCCCGGGCGTGCTCGACCTGCTCGACAGGGCGGCCGCGGAGGGCGCGGACCTGGTCGGTGGGCTCGATCCCGCGTCGATCGACCGCGACCCGGTGGGCCAACTCGACGCGCTGTTCGATCTGGCCGAGCGGCGAGGCGTCGGGCTGGACATCCACCTGCACGACTCGGGGGAGCTGGGCGCGTTCGAGTTCGAGCTGATCGTCGAGCGCACGAAGGCCACCGGCATGTCCGGCCAGGTCACCATCGCGCACGGGTTCGCCCTGGGCGACGTTCCACCGGCCCGGCAACGGGACCTCGTGGAACGCCTGGCCGGTGCGGGTGTCTCGCTCACAACCGTCGCACCGATCACCGCGCCTCCGCTGCCACTCGACCAGCTTCGGAACGCCGGCGTACCGGTCGGTCTCGGCACCGACGGGATCCGTGACCTGTGGGGTCCGTTCGGTGACGGGGACATGCTGCGGCTCGCGGGGACGCTGGCCCGGCTCGCCGGGTGGCGGCATGACGGAGACCTCCGCTCCGCGGTGGAGATCGCGACGTGCGCGGGCGCCGGGTTCGGCGGCCGGGCCGTGCACGACCTCGTGCCGGGTGCCCCGGCCGACATCGTCCTCCTCGACGCGGAGAACCTCTCCGACGCCGTGACCCGGGTGCCGTCGCGCGACACGGTGCTCGTCGGGGGACGGGTGGTCGTGGGCCCCGGCGCCCGATGA
- a CDS encoding MFS transporter: MFSSLLRYPSFRLLWFSNLFFFGGAWTQTLILGWLVYDRTGSELLLAVFTAARLAPMMLGPISGVVSDRHHRPTLLLVAAGWAFVAVAVVAALASTGHLPYWGIVVGGLCIGLAQSPSQPARSTLVMDLVGRENLSNANALNSIVMNMTQIVGPAAGGVLISALGASTALWVSALWFLLSWLLLWPLRKVGSASAAVPASVAHRRPGESIWESLVGGLRAVMTNRLAAAALLVTLAANLTLWPLYQSFMPVFARDLGLDATGLGWLLTCGGLGGLAGSLVIAALGDFRFKGGFFVVGTAIWGVLWTAFALSRSVPLSFVLLGLGGLASSAFGVLQTTLLLMMTEPAVRGRVLGLQELTIGVLPLATMVQGATASLFGVRATAFVGALSLVVFLLALGARTPDLLRYSGADRPNSAPATHHLRTGSAPAPVYDRE; this comes from the coding sequence TTGTTCTCCTCGCTGCTGCGTTATCCGTCGTTCCGGCTGTTGTGGTTCTCGAACCTGTTCTTCTTCGGCGGCGCGTGGACGCAGACACTGATCCTCGGCTGGCTGGTCTACGACCGGACCGGGTCGGAGCTCCTGCTGGCGGTCTTCACCGCGGCCCGGCTGGCTCCGATGATGCTCGGGCCGATCAGTGGTGTCGTCTCCGACCGCCACCACCGGCCGACCTTGCTGCTCGTCGCCGCGGGGTGGGCGTTCGTCGCCGTCGCTGTCGTGGCCGCGTTGGCGTCGACGGGCCATCTGCCGTACTGGGGAATCGTCGTCGGCGGTCTGTGCATCGGACTCGCGCAGTCCCCGTCGCAACCGGCGCGGTCGACGCTGGTGATGGACCTGGTCGGGCGCGAGAACCTGAGCAACGCCAACGCGCTCAACTCCATCGTCATGAACATGACGCAGATCGTCGGCCCGGCCGCCGGCGGAGTATTGATCAGCGCCCTGGGGGCCTCCACGGCGCTGTGGGTCTCGGCACTGTGGTTCCTGCTGTCGTGGCTCCTGCTGTGGCCGCTGCGCAAGGTGGGCAGCGCGTCGGCCGCGGTTCCGGCGTCGGTGGCGCACCGTCGACCCGGCGAGTCGATCTGGGAGTCGCTCGTCGGCGGGTTGCGCGCGGTGATGACGAACCGGCTCGCGGCGGCGGCCCTGCTCGTCACGCTCGCCGCCAACCTCACCCTCTGGCCGCTCTACCAGTCGTTCATGCCGGTGTTCGCGAGGGATCTGGGCCTCGACGCGACCGGGCTCGGCTGGCTGCTCACCTGCGGCGGACTCGGCGGACTTGCCGGGTCGCTCGTCATCGCGGCGTTGGGCGACTTCCGGTTCAAGGGTGGTTTCTTCGTCGTCGGCACGGCGATCTGGGGTGTGCTGTGGACGGCCTTCGCCCTGTCCCGGTCGGTACCGCTGTCCTTCGTACTGCTGGGCCTCGGCGGGTTGGCGAGCTCGGCGTTCGGCGTTCTGCAGACGACGCTCCTGTTGATGATGACCGAGCCCGCGGTGCGAGGTCGCGTACTGGGGCTGCAGGAGCTGACCATCGGCGTTCTGCCCCTTGCCACGATGGTGCAGGGCGCCACCGCCTCGTTGTTCGGTGTACGAGCGACGGCGTTCGTCGGTGCGCTGTCCCTGGTGGTGTTCCTGCTCGCGTTGGGGGCACGCACTCCGGACCTGCTTCGCTACAGCGGCGCGGATCGCCCGAACTCCGCGCCTGCGACCCACCACCTCAGGACTGGTTCGGCACCCGCCCCTGTCTATGACCGCGAGTAG